One Serratia liquefaciens genomic window, CTGGAGCATTTGCCGATAGGCTGCCGCTTGGGGCCGCGCTGCCCCTATGCGCAGAAGAAATGCATTGAGACACCTCGCCTGCGTCCGGTGAAAAACCACCTGTTCGCCTGCCACTTCCCGCTGAACATGGAGGAGCAATAACATGGAAACGCTGTTGGAAGTGCGCAACCTGAGCAAAACCTACCGTTACCGCACCGGGCTGTTTCGCCGCCAGCATGTGGAAGCGGTCAAATCGGTCAGCTTTACCCTGCGTGAACGGCAAACGCTGGCGATCATCGGTGAAAACGGCTCTGGCAAGTCCACCCTGGCCAAGATGCTGTCCGGCATGGTCGAGCCCTCGGCCGGAGAACTGCTGATTGACGACCATCGGCTTAACTATGGCGATTATCGCTACCGCAGCCAGCGCATCCGCATGATATTTCAGGATCCGAGCACCTCGCTCAATCCTCGTCAACGTATCGGCCAGCTGTTGGACGCCCCGCTGCGGCTCAATACCGAAATGGCCGCCCCTGAACGTGAACAACAAATCAACCGAACCCTGCGTCAGGTGGGGATGCTGCCGGATCACGCCAATTATTACCCGCACATGCTGGCGTCCGGCCAGAAACAGCGGGTGGCTTTAGCTCGGGCATTAATCTTGCAGCCCAAAGTGATCGTAGCCGATGAGGCGTTGGCCTCGCTGGACATGTCGATGCGTTCGCAAATCATCAACCTGATGCTGGAACTGCAGGAGAAACACGGCATTTCCTATATTTATGTGACTCAGCACCTGGGTATGATGAAACACATCAGCGATCAGGTGATGGTGATGCACGAAGGGGAAATCGTCGAACGTGGCAGTACGGCTGAAGTCTTGGCTTCACCGCTGCATGAGCTGACCAAACGCCTGATTGCCAGCCACTTTGGCGAAGCACTTACCGCAGACGCCTGGCGACGCGACGGCGGCAGGTTCTGATCGTCAAATCATCAAACTAACCCGCTTTAAAGCGGGTTTTTTATCGCCCTGGTTTAGTGAGCGCTTAGCCAAAAACCGCAAATACAAATTACAATCTTGCTATATATCATTATATTTTATTCCATTCAGTTATTGATTAGTCCTTAACATTATTTTATCTCGCCAATCGAATCGGTGAGGATATCCCCTACGTTGAGCTTATTAAACGACAGGATATCGCACTGATGAACAGCCC contains:
- the sapF gene encoding putrescine export ABC transporter ATP-binding protein SapF; this translates as METLLEVRNLSKTYRYRTGLFRRQHVEAVKSVSFTLRERQTLAIIGENGSGKSTLAKMLSGMVEPSAGELLIDDHRLNYGDYRYRSQRIRMIFQDPSTSLNPRQRIGQLLDAPLRLNTEMAAPEREQQINRTLRQVGMLPDHANYYPHMLASGQKQRVALARALILQPKVIVADEALASLDMSMRSQIINLMLELQEKHGISYIYVTQHLGMMKHISDQVMVMHEGEIVERGSTAEVLASPLHELTKRLIASHFGEALTADAWRRDGGRF